A region from the Nematostella vectensis chromosome 13, jaNemVect1.1, whole genome shotgun sequence genome encodes:
- the LOC5510882 gene encoding ranBP-type and C3HC4-type zinc finger-containing protein 1: MKTALMDTNFPMSFASCRALVFQCDLETERWQPVGEVNEYSTIHLLLQQSTQHGRVYKIFGRLESSGSVTVDITLHQGIVYNVVQPTWHEIHVSRHIVFGLMLGKDSDGGKFSVVVQNTLTACPRENPATSPQFPIPKEAWGRPASTQFQHYPTTDLYRPLSPSVVPKSSVASLPVYTASYPSPPPVAMASPRSPSPRTPNISSHYQTSTSDSSVDNCCAALESAIEMGDTAQAINMVRTLASKKLALTVKPKDQKQSTVEVIKEKTVRLRVVVEDSETSGGAFNLQIPLNTTIEKLQNEVADKYGFPPKVQRWIIGKKMAKPNESLLQCKVRETGFTAYLYLLSGRNVELTREDVETLKLQKQKTQPSATNRVQVGVANMAHLPEVTRQNVLEEPSAMHRAASMPSLREDISRPLPQGADMFGSQINLENPQRTGSSLSSSLGVEPQVAQPQNAGNVDGVCGAVPSGIQVEEIGAVGPQIDRDVTAVSEEPKGWVCPQCTLINIPTRPGCAMCGEERPEDYIIPQNILPHGEEWIRLEQERIQSQLFHEAQERQRTEQAIVRQKNFNALLQTAQMQLILNQEEFDCAICFTEVPPGEGVVLRECLHRFCIDCLREHIRNCTDPEVQCPYQDEQFACHFIITAQEIKALLSEEDFNKFLNRSLATAESQAANSFHCKTPNCPGWCLYEDNVNTFHCEVCSKVNCLTCKAIHFPEMNCREYQQDIQRRALNDDAAKQTQLYLEDMIKKGDAMRCPQCQIILLKKDGCDWMRCSMCRMEICWATRGPRWGPQGVGDTTAGCKCRVGGRKCHPNCRNCH; encoded by the exons ATGAAAACTGCGTTAATGGACACCAACTTTCCTATGTCATTTGCGAGCTGTAGAGCGCTCGTTTTTCAGTGCGACCTTGAAACAGAACGATGGCAACCGGTTGGAGAAGTCAATGAGTATTCGACAATTCATCTCTTGCTACAGCAAAGCACTCAACACGGAAGGGTTTACAAGATATTTGGGCGCCTGGAAAGTAGTGGATCG GTCACAGTAGATATCACTCTCCATCAAGGCATTGTGTATAATGTTGTTCAGCCTACATGGCATGAGATCCATGTAAGCAGACATATTGTGTTTGGTCTGATGCTTGGCAAAGATTCTGATGGTGGAAAATTTTCAGTGGTTGTCCAAAACACGCTTACAG CTTGCCCAAGAGAGAACCCAGCTACTTCCCCACAGTTCCCCATCCCAAAAGAGGCTTGGGGCCGCCCTGCATCAACTCAATTCCAGCACTACCCAACCACAGATCTGTACAGGCCACTTAGCCCTTCAGTTGTCCCTAAATCATCGGTCGCAAGTCTTCCTGTATACACTGCTAGTTACCCTTCACCGCCACCTGTAGCAATGGCGTCTCCAAGGAGCCCCAGCCCAAGAACTCCAAACATCTCATCACATTACCAGACAAGTACATCAGATAGCTCTGTAG acAATTGCTGTGCTGCATTAGAATCTGCAATTGAAATGGGCGACACAGCTCAAGCAATCAACATGGTCAGAACTTTGGCTTCAAAAAAACTGGCTTTGACTGTTAAACCTAAGGACCAAAAACAATCTACAGTTGAAGTCATTAAAGAAAAGACAGTAAG GTTGCGTGTTGTGGTCGAGGACAGTGAGACTTCAGGAGGGGCATTTAATCTACAAATACCTTTAAATACAACCATTGAAAAACTGCAAAATGAG GTTGCTGACAAGTATGGTTTTCCTCCAAAAGTTCAGCGATGGATCATTGGCAAGAAAATGGCAAAGCCCAACGAGTCTCTTCTTCAATGTAAAGTCAGAGAAACAGGTTTTACTGCTTACCTTTACCTTCTATCTGGAAGAAATGTTGAACTTACAAGAGAAGATGTTGAAACTCTTAAACTTCAGAAACAAAAGACTCAACCTAGTGCAACCAACAGGGTGCAAGTAGGCGTGGCTAACATGGCACACCTCCCTGAGGTTACAAGGCAGAATGTCTTAGAGGAGCCATCTGCAATGCATAGAGCGGCCAGTATGCCCTCACTGCGTGAGGATATTAGTCGACCGTTGCCCCAGGGTGCTGATATGTTCGGCAGTCAAATTAACCTTGAAAATCCACAGAGGACTGGCTCTTCTCTCTCAAGCTCTTTGGGGGTCGAACCACAAGTAGCACAACCACAAAATGCCGGAAACGTTGATGGAGTTTGTGGAGCTGTCCCTTCTGGCATCCAAGTAGAAGAGATCGGAGCAGTTGGACCACAGATTGATAGAGATGTCACTGCCGTCAGTGAGGAACCTAAAGGCTGGGTGTGTCCGCAGTGCACATTGATAAATATACCTACTCGTCCAGGGTGCGCCATGTGCGGAGAGGAGAGGCCTGAGGACTATATCATCCCCCAGAATATCCTCCCACATGGAGAAGAGTGGATTAGGCTGGAGCAGGAACGAATACAGTCTCAACTGTTTCATGAG GCTCAAGAGAGACAGCGTACCGAGCAAGCCATCGTCCGTCAGAAGAACTTCAACGCATTACTCCAGACGGCGCAGATGCAGCTTATCCTTAACCAAGAGGAGTTTGACTGCGCCATCTGTTTCACCGAGGTACCCCCTGGTGAGGGTGTGGTTTTGCGAGAGTGCCTTCATAGGTTCTGCAT AGATTGCTTGCGGGAGCACATTCGTAACTGCACAGATCCTGAAGTCCAGTGTCCTTATCAGGATGAGCAATTCGCCTGTCACTTCATCATCACAGCGCAGGAGATTAAAGCG CTCTTATCAGAAGAAGACTTTAACAAATTCTTAAATCGAAGTCTGGCGACTGCAGAGAGTCAAGCAGCAAACAGCTTCCACTGTAAGACACCTAACTGCCCCGGGTGGTGCTTGTACGAGGACAACGTGAACACCTTCCACTGTGAGGTGTGCAGCAAGGTTAACTGCCTCACGTGCAAAGCTATCCACTTCCCGGAAATGAATTGCAGAGAGTACCAGCAGGATATCCAGCGACGAGCTCTGAATGATGATGCTGCCAAGCAGACCCAGCTTTATTTAGAG GACATGATAAAGAAAGGCGATGCTATGCGGTGCCCTCAATGCCAGATTATTTTGCTGAAAAAAGATGGCTGTGATTGGATGAGATGCAGCATGTGTCGGATGGAGATCTGTTGGGCCACCAGGGGACCCCGGTGGGGACCACAG GGTGTCGGTGATACCACTGCCGGATGCAAGTGCCGCGTGGGAGGCAGAAAATGTCACCCAAATTGCCGCAATTGTCACTAA